The genomic interval CACATCGTGTCCTTCACGCCACTGGTGCGACAGGATCGATGAAAGCAAGATGTGTTCGGTCGACGTCAGTGGGTCCGCATCCATCCCCATCAAGGTCAACAAGCCGGACACCGCGCCAGTGACGCGTTCGCCGAGCATCTCGGAGTCGTTGATCGTTTCGGCCGACGGAGCGTCAAAGCTTTTCAAGACCGTCAATGGCAATCCGATATTGCTGCCCGGTGTGTAGATGGCGATGTCCACCGATTCCTTGAGCTTACGCACGCGATCGGGCGACTGACCCCACGAAGCCAAACCATCGCGCCAAGCCGTAGCCGTCTTTTCGGCGAACTGCTCCAGCGTCAGCCCTTTGCGTGTCGCTTCGCCTTGTTCCAACCATGGCAGGAAATCCGACGGTTTCATGTCGGGAAACGTCAGCAACAGGTTGGCCAAGTCGCCCTTGGGATCGATGCAGATCGCCGGAATGCCGTCGATCGCGGCTTCCTCCAACAGGGACAGACAGAGTCCCGTCTTGCCGCTGCCGGTCATTCCGACGCACATCGCGTGAGTGCACAGGTCCTTGGCGTCGTACATCAACAAGCTGTCCTGCAGCTCGCCGGATGTCATGTCGAAATGCCGTCCAAGATAAAACGACGCGAGTTTTTCGAATTGATCGGGTGACGGAATGGCCATGGTCAGTCGTGTGATCGTTGAGAAGAGAAACCGAGATTTGCAGGATTTTAGCAGTTTCTCCGGAAATCGGTATCATGCGACGATTCCGCCGCGGTGGCGTTCGCGGGTGGTGTTCGCAATGCGTGCCCAAGCGGTATCCTGTGCATTCCTTTGACGGAACATCGTGAACTGAAAATCCAACCCCGCGAGATGAAACCGTGTTAGATCTGTACGACAAAATCGAAGACGCTTGTGCGGCGATTCGTGAAGTATTCGCCGACAAGCCGACCGTTGCCATCATTTTGGGGACAGGCCTGGGCGGACTGGTGGATCAGATCGATGTCCGCGCGACGATCGACTACGGAGACATTCCCCATTTTCCAAAGTCGACCGCAACCAGCCACGCGGGTCGATTGGTATGCGGTTATCTCAACGGCGTGTGTGTGATGGCGATGGAAGGCCGATTTCACATGTACGAAGGCTACCCGCTGAAGCAAATCACGCTACCGGTGCGTGTCTTCAATGCCCTCGGCGCTGAGTTGCTGATCGTCAGTAACGCGTGTGGCGGATTGAATCCGTATTTCAAGGGCGGCGATATCATGGTGATCGAAGATCAGATCAATCTGATGGGCGACAACCCGTTGATCGGCATCAACGACGATCGCTTGGGACCACGCTTTCCCGACATGTGCGAACCGTACGATCAACAGTGGGTCG from Stieleria varia carries:
- a CDS encoding purine-nucleoside phosphorylase, whose translation is MLDLYDKIEDACAAIREVFADKPTVAIILGTGLGGLVDQIDVRATIDYGDIPHFPKSTATSHAGRLVCGYLNGVCVMAMEGRFHMYEGYPLKQITLPVRVFNALGAELLIVSNACGGLNPYFKGGDIMVIEDQINLMGDNPLIGINDDRLGPRFPDMCEPYDQQWVDRTIELARRQGIGVHKGVFVAVAGPNLETRAEYRFLRLIGADVVGMSTVPETIVAVHCGLKVVGLSVITDMCLPDMLKPADVAEIIATANEAAPRLLTIVSEIVTQAGQTRLA